In uncultured Desulfuromonas sp., the genomic stretch CTGCCCCTGGTTCATGGCGCCATTGCCGGTTGGTATGGCCATGTGACCTCGCAGATGCCCGGCGACAAAAGTTTACAGACCCTTTACGCAGAGAAGCAGCGTCCGAAAGGGATTGAGGGATCGTTAGGCAATCCCTCCTTCACCCCGAGCCTGATTGCCTCTGTGCAAGTGGCCGAGGTGATCAAGATTTTACTCAACCATGGGGAACCCCTGCGCCATCGCCTGTTTACCATTGATCTATTGGATATGGAGTGTACCGAAACACCCCTGTAAACAAGTGATAACCCTTAGCAAAATAAGGGTAAAACCGCAACGATGCTGGCCTCCGGGTGGCTCTCTTTCTAACAAAATAATGGAGGATAATATGCCAACATTTGTTGTTGAACGAGATCTCGAAGGTGCTGGCTGGCTGTCAGCCGAACAACTCGAAGGCATCGCCCATCGCGCGTGCGAAATTGTCGATGCCATGGATCATCAGGTGACCTGGGTGGAAAGCTACGTCACCGAAGACAAGTTTTACTGCGTGTATATTGCACCTGACGTGGCCGCGGTGCAGGAACATGCCATGCGAGGGGAGCTTCCGATCAGCCGAGTGGCTGAGGTGTTCAAAAAATTTGGGCCGGAAGCAGACCACGCCTGACCCGAACAAGGAGGGGGGGCTATGAAACTGATCGACCGCTACGGGCGAAAAATCAATTACCTGCGACTTTCCATCACCGACCGCTGCAACATGCGTTGTCGCTATTGCATGCCGGCGCACGGTGTAGAAAAAGTCACCCATGACGATGTGCTCAGCTATGAAGAACTCTATCGCATCTCTAAAGCTGCTGTTGCTACCGGCATTGAAAAGATTCGCGTCACCGGCGGAGAACCGCTGGTCCGTAAGGGGGTTGTCCCTTTTCTTGAGCACCTGTCGCGCATTGACGGCCTCAAACAACTGGTGCTGACCACCAATGGCCTGATGCTCAACGAGATGGCCTATGATCTCAAGCAGGCCGGTGTCAAACACCTCAATGTCAGTCTCGATTCCCTCAATGCCAACACCTTTGCCGAAGTCACCCGTGGTGCCAACCTGGTGAAAGTTCTTGCCGGTCTGGCGGCTGCCGAGCGTGTCGGTTTGCCGGTCAAGCTCAACATGGTGGTGATGCGCGGTGTCAATGATCATGAAATCGAGCGTTTTGCCGAGCTGACCCGCGACAAGCCGCTGGCGGTACGCTTCATCGAATACATGCCCGCCCTCAAAGAACCGGGCTGGCAGAAGCTATCACTGTCCGGCCATGAGGTGCTTGAGCGACTGGGCGAGCGCTATCGTCTTAATGCCGTGGATCGTCATGAACTGGCCGGTCCGGCCTGTGAATACCGTATTCCCGGAGCCAAGGGGACCATCGGCGTCATTACGCCGATCACCGGTCATTTCTGTAAGAGCTGCAACCGCATTCGCGTCACCTCAACCGGCCAGGCGCGTAGCTGCCTGTTTTCGGAAAAAGGGGTGGATCTCAAGCCGATCCTCGACAGTGACGATCAACTGGCCCTGCAGGGGGCATTACGCACCGTGGTGACACTCAAACCGGATATGCATAACGTCAGTGTCGATCAGTGCGATCACACCGCTTTTGCCATGTCCAATATCGGCGGTTGACGAACCGCCACGCCATCTGTCGGCGTATCGGTAGGAGACTTTCGCCCCCCTTGTTGAAACCTCCTGACAACCGACGCCACGTACGTCGACAGCCGAAGGCCATCTGTGCAAACAGGTGGCCTTCTTTTTGATTTCAAGGGGCAAGATCGCGCAAGCAATCGACATCAAGGTTGTGTCCCTCTGGGGGAATGGTGTGAGACGAAGCTTGACCCGAAATTTCAGTGTTGACAGAACATGGGCGGATCAATTCAATTGATACTTCTTAAAATTCTCCGCCTGCTCAAAGATCTCCTTGTACACCTCGTCACGATCCACCGGCGGATAACCATGCTCAGCCAGTACCAGAATCAGCTCCACCTTCAGCTCGGCCTTGATGTCATCGCGCTGGTTCCAGTCGGTGTATTTCGCCTTGTCATTCACGATGCCCTTTACCGCCTTAGCCAGCTTCAGCAGCTTGTCCTCGGGGTAGGAGAAGTCATATTTGACGGCCAGCCCGAGTAAAATGTCGTAGAAGGCTTTCTCCTCAATGTCGATGCCCATATCTGAGCCTGATGCCATCTCTTTATGCAGGGCACGGATCAGGTCAACGATCTCATTGGAAAAGTCTTCCAGCACGTTGCTGACCAGTACGTCGTCCTCTTTCCGCTCGTTGTAGGCATCGACCAGGGCTTTGAACTTTTTGGTGAAATCGGTTCCTTTGGCCTTGTTGATCTTCTTGAAGTCGTCAATCGCCTTGGCAAGCAACTGCTGCAGGAGTTTGACCTTGGTGTTGGGCAGCTTGATCTTTTCGATCTTGGCCAGATAGTCAGCGTCAAAGATGTCCATTGTCCCGGCTTTGTCATCTCCCAGCTTGAAGATCTCTTCCACGCCGTCAGCTTTGAGTGCTTCGGTGATCATCTCCCGCACCTTGGCATTCATCTGGGCGGTGTCGGGGGCACTTCCTCTGGTTAGCTTGACGATGATCGACCGCACGGCAAGGTAGAAGTGGATCTGATCCCGTTCCTGCTGTTGCAGTTCATCTGATCCGCAGCAAATGTCGTAAGCGGCCTTCAGGCGCTTGACCCGTTGCATGAAATGCTTTTCGATCTTGTCGGTCAGCTGGGCGAACTCGGCAGCGTTGTTCAGGCAGTTGAGCTGCTCGACAGGGCTTCCGCCATGGTAGAGGGTGGTATCGAAGGAGTGAAACATCTTGTTCAGCAGGTCGAGGTGGTCACGCACCACGATAATCGATTGCTCAATCTCCTCGATATTCTGCTGATCGGCCTTGTTGTAGTGGGCCAACGCCATATTCATCTGCTTCTTGATACCGATGTAATCGACAACCAGCCCTTTGTTTTTTCCCTCGTACTTGCGGTTAACACGTGAGATGGTCTGGATCAAGTTGTGACGCTGGATCGGTTTGTCGATGTAGATCGTATCGAGGAAGGGCACGTCAAAGCCGGTCAGCCACATATCAACGACAA encodes the following:
- a CDS encoding DUF4242 domain-containing protein, with amino-acid sequence MPTFVVERDLEGAGWLSAEQLEGIAHRACEIVDAMDHQVTWVESYVTEDKFYCVYIAPDVAAVQEHAMRGELPISRVAEVFKKFGPEADHA
- the moaA gene encoding GTP 3',8-cyclase MoaA, translated to MKLIDRYGRKINYLRLSITDRCNMRCRYCMPAHGVEKVTHDDVLSYEELYRISKAAVATGIEKIRVTGGEPLVRKGVVPFLEHLSRIDGLKQLVLTTNGLMLNEMAYDLKQAGVKHLNVSLDSLNANTFAEVTRGANLVKVLAGLAAAERVGLPVKLNMVVMRGVNDHEIERFAELTRDKPLAVRFIEYMPALKEPGWQKLSLSGHEVLERLGERYRLNAVDRHELAGPACEYRIPGAKGTIGVITPITGHFCKSCNRIRVTSTGQARSCLFSEKGVDLKPILDSDDQLALQGALRTVVTLKPDMHNVSVDQCDHTAFAMSNIGG